A genomic window from Desulfonatronovibrio magnus includes:
- the rplM gene encoding 50S ribosomal protein L13 gives MKTYSPRPQDARRDWHVIDAEGKILGRMATEIATKLRGKNKPEFAPHMDMGDFVIVVNADKVKVTGNKLSQKKYYRHTGYPGGIREISLEKLLDKKPEEVIRHSVRGMLPKNKIGRNLLKKLKVYSGPDHPHSAQKPLNQDN, from the coding sequence ATGAAGACATATAGCCCAAGACCCCAGGACGCCAGACGCGACTGGCATGTAATAGATGCTGAAGGAAAAATTCTGGGCCGAATGGCTACAGAGATCGCCACCAAACTGCGAGGAAAGAATAAACCGGAATTCGCCCCGCACATGGACATGGGTGATTTTGTTATCGTAGTCAACGCCGATAAGGTAAAGGTAACCGGCAACAAACTCAGTCAGAAAAAGTACTATCGTCACACCGGATATCCAGGCGGCATCAGAGAAATATCTCTGGAAAAACTTCTGGACAAAAAACCAGAAGAAGTAATCCGTCATTCAGTACGTGGAATGTTGCCCAAAAACAAGATTGGTCGCAATCTGCTCAAAAAACTCAAGGTCTATTCCGGGCCTGACCATCCGCATAGTGCTCAGAAGCCGCTAAACCAGGATAACTAA
- the rpsI gene encoding 30S ribosomal protein S9 has translation MKQDFYYGTGRRKTSIARTRLYNGSGQILINNRPYDEYFPRSTLQMIINQPLKLTKVHGKFDIKVNVTGGGLAGQAQAVRHGISRALLEVSSDNRPILKKAGLLTRDARVKERKKYGQRGARARFQYSKR, from the coding sequence ATGAAACAAGATTTTTATTACGGCACAGGCAGAAGAAAAACATCCATTGCCAGGACAAGACTCTATAATGGCTCAGGACAGATACTAATCAATAACAGACCCTATGATGAGTACTTTCCACGGTCCACACTGCAGATGATCATTAATCAGCCATTAAAGTTAACCAAAGTTCACGGCAAATTTGACATAAAAGTCAATGTTACGGGCGGCGGGCTGGCAGGACAGGCCCAGGCAGTACGACACGGTATTAGCAGGGCTTTGCTTGAGGTCAGCTCTGATAATCGTCCGATCCTTAAAAAAGCAGGACTGCTGACCAGAGATGCCAGGGTAAAAGAAAGAAAAAAATATGGCCAAAGAGGTGCCAGAGCACGCTTTCAGTATTCAAAGCGTTAA
- a CDS encoding radical SAM protein has protein sequence MSKKSIPRMISADENGEIFEDPELLMLLRQGEGFVPPRPDELIPLPADSDLFLLPGRKAIGLDPQRGTVMATDSLAVAGFASPGHTLAGTAAYITDSEAPDLPLYAYGAIGYMHDQFWIAARKVDKDMRQVFSPELLQSIPGKVRNLIKKYPRNRLIQHLTHCALNSCCPAARNLALGRFEAPLPTSRNCNARCVGCISFQPAGSSFQSTQDRISFTPTVEEVAEVMLAHGSRVKKPILSFGQGCEGEPLTMADLICNAVAKVRKKIPKATININTNGSMPDHVEDLALAGVDSFRVSLNSADPDLYSRYYKPVNYNFSQVQDFILKAKKHDCFVSLNLLYFPGITDTESEIDSMTRLISDTKLDYIQMRNLNLDPEIYLHLMQNKDFGPQTGLLNYMKRLKKECPWIEYGYFNPYLGR, from the coding sequence ATGAGCAAGAAGTCAATACCGCGTATGATAAGCGCAGATGAAAACGGAGAGATTTTTGAAGATCCTGAACTGCTGATGCTCTTGCGCCAGGGCGAGGGATTTGTGCCGCCCAGGCCTGATGAACTCATCCCTTTGCCTGCAGACAGTGACCTATTTCTTCTTCCAGGACGTAAAGCCATAGGGCTCGATCCGCAAAGGGGTACTGTCATGGCAACTGACAGCCTGGCTGTAGCTGGTTTTGCCAGTCCTGGACATACACTTGCCGGGACCGCCGCCTATATTACTGACTCTGAGGCCCCTGATCTGCCTTTATACGCCTATGGAGCAATTGGATATATGCATGACCAGTTCTGGATTGCAGCCAGAAAGGTGGACAAAGACATGCGTCAGGTTTTTTCTCCGGAACTGCTGCAAAGCATCCCGGGAAAAGTCAGAAATTTGATTAAAAAGTATCCCCGCAATCGCCTCATTCAGCATCTGACTCATTGCGCTCTGAATTCCTGCTGTCCAGCAGCCAGAAACCTTGCGCTTGGCAGGTTTGAAGCCCCTCTTCCTACATCAAGAAACTGCAATGCCCGCTGTGTGGGGTGCATTTCATTTCAGCCGGCTGGATCAAGTTTTCAATCCACTCAGGACAGGATTTCATTTACTCCGACTGTTGAGGAAGTGGCTGAAGTCATGCTTGCCCATGGCTCAAGGGTTAAGAAGCCCATCTTGTCCTTCGGGCAAGGCTGCGAGGGTGAACCGCTCACTATGGCTGATCTTATTTGTAATGCCGTGGCAAAGGTTAGAAAAAAAATTCCCAAAGCTACAATCAACATTAATACAAACGGTTCCATGCCTGATCATGTTGAGGATCTGGCCCTGGCTGGGGTTGATTCATTCAGGGTAAGTCTCAACAGCGCAGATCCAGATCTGTATTCCAGATACTACAAACCTGTAAATTACAACTTCAGTCAGGTACAGGATTTTATTTTGAAAGCAAAGAAACATGATTGCTTTGTATCGCTGAATCTTCTGTATTTCCCGGGGATTACCGACACTGAATCTGAGATAGATTCCATGACCAGACTCATATCTGACACAAAGCTGGACTATATTCAGATGAGAAACCTGAATCTTGACCCGGAAATATATCTGCACCTTATGCAGAATAAAGATTTTGGACCACAGACAGGTCTGTTAAATTACATGAAAAGACTGAAAAAGGAATGTCCCTGGATTGAGTATGGCTATTTCAATCCCTATCTCGGGAGATGA
- the purM gene encoding phosphoribosylformylglycinamidine cyclo-ligase encodes MTSRAESYKEAGVDIEKADQFVKRIKPIVASTHIKGVMADIGGFGGLFKLDTQDMPEPVLVASTDGVGTKLKLAFLFDMHDTIGIDLVAMSVNDILVQGAKPLFFLDYFATGRLEPEKAEQVVAGIAKGCKISGCALLGGETAEMPDFYPPGEYDLSGFCVGVVDNSQIVDGRDVRPGDTLIGLASSGLHSNGYSLARKILKQSKLSGDDIFPNTASTVKEVLLEPTRIYVPEVVSIARDIPINGMIHITGGGFYDNIPRVIQEKMSVQIDFGSWDIPPVVNWIKNEAEMSWEEMLQVFNCGIGYIIVVSNDYREDVLSRLKAMNCPAWDIGSVVESRHAASPVDIKF; translated from the coding sequence ATGACGAGTCGCGCAGAGTCTTATAAAGAGGCCGGGGTTGATATTGAAAAAGCTGACCAGTTTGTAAAGAGGATAAAACCCATAGTTGCGTCCACCCACATTAAAGGGGTCATGGCTGATATTGGTGGATTTGGAGGCCTTTTTAAGTTAGACACTCAAGACATGCCAGAGCCTGTTCTGGTGGCCTCCACAGATGGAGTAGGCACCAAGCTCAAGCTGGCTTTTTTGTTTGATATGCATGATACCATAGGCATTGACCTGGTAGCCATGTCAGTCAATGATATTCTGGTTCAGGGAGCCAAACCGCTTTTTTTCCTGGATTACTTTGCAACAGGCAGGCTTGAGCCTGAAAAGGCTGAGCAGGTGGTCGCCGGAATAGCAAAGGGCTGTAAAATATCCGGATGTGCTCTTTTGGGTGGAGAAACAGCTGAAATGCCAGATTTTTATCCGCCTGGGGAGTATGATTTATCAGGCTTTTGTGTTGGAGTGGTTGATAACAGTCAAATAGTAGACGGCAGAGATGTGCGTCCCGGTGATACGCTCATAGGGCTTGCTTCATCAGGTCTGCACTCCAATGGTTACTCGCTGGCAAGAAAAATTCTGAAACAATCCAAGCTTTCCGGAGATGATATTTTTCCCAATACTGCAAGTACAGTCAAAGAAGTTCTCTTGGAACCCACCAGAATATATGTGCCCGAGGTGGTAAGCATAGCCAGGGATATACCTATCAACGGAATGATTCATATCACTGGCGGAGGATTTTATGATAATATTCCCAGAGTTATTCAGGAAAAGATGTCTGTACAGATTGATTTTGGTTCCTGGGATATCCCCCCGGTAGTTAATTGGATTAAAAATGAAGCTGAGATGTCCTGGGAAGAGATGCTGCAGGTTTTTAACTGTGGTATTGGATATATAATAGTGGTTTCAAATGACTATCGTGAGGACGTTCTTTCGCGTCTTAAAGCCATGAACTGTCCTGCCTGGGATATTGGCAGTGTGGTGGAGTCACGGCATGCCGCAAGTCCTGTGGATATTAAGTTCTAA
- a CDS encoding TRAP transporter large permease: MSLTLIGIIGIVALLLIIFFLRIPVGFAMAMVGFAGFAIVVNPHAAMGMLSDEVWEVFSSYGLTVIPMFILMGQISFHAGVNRRLYHAAYVWMGNIRGGMAMATILSCAGFAAICGSNTATAATMGSVALPEMKKYKYSPVLSASSVATGSTLGVLIPPSVVLIVIGLQTGQAIGVLFWAALLPGFLLCIFFIASIWWACRRKPELGPPGQVTSIKAKLQSLKGTIEILILFVLVMAGLIKGFFTPTQAGAVGSFIALVIGVAGGNLSLRGFYLALTDTLRISAMIMAIILGAVIFGRFLAVTRLPFELAGIVGELALPSFLVILLIGLVYILGGAIMDALALLIITIPIFFPVAQSMGYDPVWFAVFITVVTTLGAITPPVGINTYIVASMGHGVQLPEVFKGVLLFLPCFVLLLLLLIIMPGLATFLPGLLY; the protein is encoded by the coding sequence ATGAGCCTGACACTGATTGGAATTATCGGCATAGTAGCACTTTTGCTTATAATATTTTTTCTACGCATTCCAGTAGGCTTTGCCATGGCCATGGTGGGGTTTGCTGGTTTTGCAATAGTAGTGAACCCGCATGCCGCCATGGGCATGCTCAGTGACGAAGTATGGGAGGTGTTTTCTTCATATGGTCTGACAGTTATCCCCATGTTTATTCTTATGGGACAGATAAGTTTCCATGCCGGGGTGAACAGGCGTCTTTACCATGCTGCCTATGTATGGATGGGGAATATCCGGGGAGGAATGGCCATGGCTACTATTTTATCCTGTGCAGGATTTGCCGCTATCTGCGGATCCAATACGGCCACAGCAGCTACTATGGGATCAGTGGCCCTGCCGGAGATGAAAAAATACAAGTACAGTCCAGTTCTCAGTGCTTCCAGTGTTGCCACGGGCTCAACGCTTGGAGTTCTTATTCCTCCCAGCGTGGTGCTGATTGTCATAGGTCTGCAGACCGGTCAGGCCATCGGCGTTTTGTTCTGGGCAGCTTTGCTCCCTGGTTTTTTACTTTGTATTTTTTTTATTGCATCCATATGGTGGGCCTGTCGCAGAAAACCAGAGCTTGGTCCTCCAGGGCAGGTCACTTCAATCAAGGCCAAGCTTCAATCCTTAAAAGGCACTATTGAAATATTAATACTGTTTGTTTTGGTCATGGCAGGATTGATTAAAGGTTTTTTTACACCTACCCAGGCAGGGGCTGTGGGGTCATTTATTGCGTTAGTTATCGGGGTGGCAGGAGGCAATCTGAGCCTGCGCGGTTTTTACCTTGCCTTGACAGATACCCTGCGCATTTCGGCCATGATTATGGCCATTATACTTGGGGCAGTCATTTTTGGAAGGTTTCTTGCTGTTACCAGGCTGCCATTTGAGCTGGCCGGCATAGTGGGAGAACTGGCCTTACCATCATTTCTGGTAATTCTACTAATTGGCCTGGTATACATCTTAGGTGGAGCCATTATGGATGCCCTGGCGCTGCTGATCATCACCATTCCCATATTTTTTCCAGTAGCTCAGTCCATGGGTTATGATCCAGTTTGGTTTGCAGTATTTATTACAGTGGTCACAACTCTTGGCGCCATTACTCCACCTGTTGGTATTAACACCTACATTGTAGCTTCCATGGGGCACGGTGTTCAGCTGCCGGAGGTTTTTAAGGGAGTTCTGCTTTTTCTGCCCTGTTTTGTGCTGCTCTTGCTGCTTTTAATTATTATGCCCGGTCTTGCTACTTTTTTACCAGGTTTGTTATATTGA
- a CDS encoding TRAP transporter small permease has product MTEFFSRLSNIINKVLVAAGAVLLCLMMGLATLNMVMGFYGQPIRGAYEATGFLGALVAALALAPTQQSGGHITVNLFDRFIPKKFRQILYIISQTILIIFFGLIIRQLILLGSSLKLFGELSESMRIPFYPLVYIVAFGFAALLLTIVVQVFRASK; this is encoded by the coding sequence ATGACAGAATTTTTCAGCAGACTTTCAAATATTATCAACAAAGTACTTGTAGCAGCAGGTGCTGTTTTGTTGTGTTTAATGATGGGGTTGGCCACCCTTAACATGGTGATGGGATTTTATGGCCAACCCATCAGAGGTGCTTATGAGGCCACGGGCTTTCTGGGCGCCCTGGTGGCAGCTCTTGCATTGGCCCCTACACAGCAGTCTGGAGGGCATATAACCGTCAATCTCTTTGACCGTTTTATACCTAAAAAATTCAGGCAGATACTTTATATTATTTCTCAAACCATATTGATTATATTTTTCGGTCTGATAATTCGCCAGCTGATTTTGCTTGGTTCATCTCTAAAGCTTTTTGGCGAGCTTTCCGAGAGTATGCGCATCCCATTTTACCCATTGGTTTACATTGTAGCCTTTGGCTTTGCTGCTCTTTTGCTGACTATTGTGGTGCAGGTTTTCAGAGCTTCTAAGTAA
- a CDS encoding TRAP transporter substrate-binding protein: MYKKILLTFLLILVSSGLAGAEVIRISYANFPPANTFPSVQMERWKEAVEERTQGMVKVETYPGGSLLGARNMFRGVIQGQADIGNLSMSYQPGVFPMTTVLELPVGFTSAAVASLVLWDLYEKYQPAEFEQVKVLTMFANAPSNLMTRQPVQSLEDLQGLEIRASGTASRILELLGAVPVSMPMPETPEALQRGMVKGLLSSMEVLLDFNFAAYTPYQTLLDLQIYPFAVIMNKRKWDSLPEEVQQVMEDLGREQALWTGRYMDAHVKKALDYAAENYDAQLFELTAEEYDIIDEKLAGLVDEWKLEAEKRGLPAEEIFSDMMRLKEYYENELGI, translated from the coding sequence ATGTATAAAAAAATTTTGCTTACATTTTTATTGATTCTGGTATCAAGTGGGCTTGCCGGAGCTGAAGTTATAAGAATCAGCTACGCCAATTTTCCGCCGGCCAACACTTTTCCTTCAGTTCAGATGGAAAGATGGAAGGAGGCTGTGGAAGAAAGAACACAAGGAATGGTTAAGGTGGAAACATATCCAGGTGGAAGCTTGCTTGGAGCCAGAAACATGTTTCGGGGAGTCATTCAGGGGCAGGCAGACATTGGCAATTTGTCCATGTCTTATCAGCCAGGGGTTTTTCCCATGACTACAGTGCTCGAACTGCCTGTGGGGTTCACTTCAGCTGCTGTGGCCAGCCTGGTTCTTTGGGATCTTTATGAAAAGTATCAGCCTGCAGAGTTTGAACAGGTTAAGGTATTGACCATGTTTGCCAATGCGCCCTCCAACCTCATGACCAGACAACCTGTACAAAGCCTTGAGGATCTGCAGGGGTTGGAGATCAGGGCTTCCGGCACAGCTTCAAGAATTCTGGAGCTTCTGGGGGCTGTACCTGTTTCCATGCCCATGCCCGAAACACCTGAGGCCTTGCAGCGCGGGATGGTCAAAGGTTTGCTGTCTTCCATGGAAGTATTGCTGGACTTTAATTTCGCTGCATATACCCCTTATCAGACCCTGCTTGATTTGCAGATTTATCCTTTCGCGGTGATAATGAATAAGCGCAAGTGGGACAGTCTGCCTGAAGAAGTGCAGCAGGTTATGGAAGACCTGGGCAGAGAGCAGGCCTTATGGACCGGCAGGTATATGGATGCCCATGTTAAGAAAGCTCTGGACTATGCTGCAGAAAATTATGATGCACAACTATTCGAGCTGACTGCTGAGGAATATGACATAATTGATGAGAAACTTGCCGGTCTGGTTGATGAATGGAAACTGGAAGCAGAGAAAAGAGGGTTACCTGCTGAAGAAATTTTTTCTGATATGATGCGTTTGAAAGAATACTACGAGAATGAGTTAGGCATTTGA
- the amrS gene encoding AmmeMemoRadiSam system radical SAM enzyme has translation MSQAILWRQIKNQKVQCMACSHFCLIAPHEKGKCGVRINVAGDLISLVRDKVAAMNLDPIEKKPLYHYLPGSHTLSMGTMGCNLSCTFCQNHSLSQPPKNNEPVQGNAVSSEQIIALSREYNAKSISYTYSEPTIFIELVRDIAIPSKAAGLKNLIVSNGFQSKQCLQEMSEYIDAANIDLKAYTERFYRDYCDASLKPVLDNLVRIKEMGWWLEVTTLLIPGLNNSEQEIKDMAGFIHDNLGSDTPWHISGFHPTYKMTDRQPTKVEDLEKAFETGKSKGLKFVYTGNSPGHRGGNTICSCGETIVKRSGFRIQEIKITDKACPSCGQIIPGVWD, from the coding sequence ATGTCACAAGCCATTCTTTGGAGACAAATAAAGAATCAGAAAGTGCAATGTATGGCCTGCAGTCATTTTTGCCTTATTGCACCTCATGAAAAGGGAAAGTGCGGGGTAAGAATAAATGTAGCAGGCGATTTAATCAGCTTGGTCAGAGATAAAGTAGCAGCAATGAACCTGGACCCCATTGAAAAAAAACCGCTTTACCATTATTTGCCTGGCAGCCATACTCTGTCCATGGGAACCATGGGATGTAATTTATCATGTACATTCTGTCAGAATCATTCTCTGTCTCAGCCCCCCAAAAACAACGAACCTGTCCAGGGTAATGCAGTATCATCAGAACAGATCATTGCTCTATCCAGAGAGTACAACGCCAAAAGTATTTCATACACCTATTCGGAGCCCACCATTTTTATAGAATTAGTAAGGGACATAGCAATACCCTCCAAAGCAGCAGGTCTAAAAAATTTAATTGTCAGTAATGGCTTTCAAAGCAAACAATGTCTTCAGGAAATGTCTGAATACATTGATGCGGCCAATATTGACTTGAAAGCCTACACAGAGAGGTTCTACCGGGATTATTGCGATGCTTCGCTGAAGCCTGTTCTGGATAACCTGGTAAGAATAAAGGAAATGGGATGGTGGTTGGAGGTCACTACCCTGCTCATACCTGGGCTTAACAATTCTGAGCAGGAAATAAAAGACATGGCCGGATTTATACATGATAATCTTGGATCTGATACACCCTGGCATATTTCAGGATTTCATCCAACTTACAAAATGACAGACAGACAACCAACTAAAGTTGAAGATCTGGAAAAGGCTTTTGAAACAGGTAAAAGCAAGGGGCTGAAGTTCGTTTACACAGGAAACTCACCCGGACATCGTGGAGGGAATACAATCTGCTCTTGCGGGGAGACGATTGTCAAAAGATCAGGCTTCAGAATTCAGGAAATAAAAATCACTGACAAAGCCTGTCCTTCTTGCGGACAGATTATTCCAGGAGTATGGGATTAG
- a CDS encoding MotE family protein, which yields MKWQWSVLNPRPTKLLQVIMVLAVLKIGFMFTMFDDGTQKKTTPVPRATMLEVKPAIAAEEEGEAVNEEAPQQNITEEFRRLRAREEEIDRRERNLRMLEAELDEKLAELQRLEAGLERMLEEADVVKDQKIRHLVDVYANMRPQQAAEVLETIDENIAVKILAGMRGRQAGDILTHVNSRKAARLSELLTELQTPFIE from the coding sequence ATGAAATGGCAGTGGTCCGTTTTAAACCCAAGACCTACTAAGCTTCTACAAGTAATAATGGTTCTTGCGGTTCTTAAAATCGGGTTCATGTTCACCATGTTTGATGATGGAACCCAAAAAAAGACGACTCCTGTCCCAAGGGCAACAATGCTGGAAGTAAAGCCGGCCATTGCCGCTGAAGAAGAAGGAGAGGCAGTCAATGAAGAGGCACCGCAGCAGAACATTACTGAAGAGTTCAGACGACTAAGAGCCAGAGAAGAAGAGATAGATCGAAGAGAAAGAAACCTGCGTATGCTTGAAGCCGAGCTTGATGAAAAACTGGCAGAGCTTCAACGGTTGGAAGCAGGTCTGGAAAGGATGCTCGAAGAGGCTGATGTCGTCAAGGATCAGAAAATCAGACACCTTGTTGATGTTTACGCAAATATGCGCCCACAGCAGGCAGCTGAAGTTCTGGAAACCATAGATGAAAATATCGCAGTGAAAATTCTGGCCGGGATGCGTGGGCGGCAGGCCGGTGATATCCTGACCCATGTAAATTCCAGAAAGGCGGCAAGGCTTTCTGAACTGCTTACAGAGTTGCAAACCCCGTTTATTGAGTAG
- the fliJ gene encoding flagellar export protein FliJ, producing MRKEFIFNLQKILDFRVSLEEKAQQALARARQQYQEQNYVLDNLRYELSQAKQELQSKKDVSQGDIWLWNQYIDRLNFDISHAEVILQKIAKELTLKRKNLLEKSKEKKIIEKLKVNQKMKFNHEQEKAEQKEFDEMAVVRFKPKTY from the coding sequence ATGAGAAAAGAATTTATATTTAATTTACAAAAAATTTTAGATTTTCGAGTCAGTCTGGAAGAAAAGGCTCAGCAGGCGTTGGCAAGAGCGCGTCAGCAGTACCAGGAACAGAACTATGTCCTTGATAATCTTAGGTATGAGTTAAGCCAGGCCAAACAAGAGCTTCAGAGCAAAAAGGATGTCAGTCAGGGCGATATCTGGCTCTGGAATCAGTACATTGACCGACTGAATTTTGACATAAGCCATGCAGAGGTCATACTGCAAAAAATAGCCAAAGAATTGACGCTGAAAAGAAAGAATTTGTTGGAAAAGAGTAAAGAAAAAAAAATCATAGAAAAATTGAAAGTAAACCAGAAAATGAAGTTTAATCATGAACAAGAAAAAGCAGAGCAAAAAGAATTCGATGAAATGGCAGTGGTCCGTTTTAAACCCAAGACCTACTAA
- a CDS encoding molybdopterin biosynthesis protein, protein MKRNIYLNTVSIKDALETVKQAIDPEKLMGTESIPAQDALSRVTAEPVWARFSSPTYHSAAMDGVAVKSHDTFLAREGSPVALKKGVDYEDINTGNPLPGDMDAVIMVEKIIREDQETILIEHPVFPWQNVRRVGEDIVATELLLPQNHELSPYDIGSLLSAGIWNIKVREKVCIHVVPTGDEVLDFTLQPEPQPGQVIESNSQILMCLTSKWGCTTRRTPPVKDDPDLLGRAIEEALASHAHIVVIGAGSSAGSKDYTRNIIEKLGTVLVHGIKAMPGKPTLIGVSGQKIIIGAPGYPVSSVICFEQILQPLVYWLSRRHSRQQETIKARLTRKVPSRPGMEEFVRVSVGKVDGSYVATPLSKGAGMITTLTKAQGITRIDQGMEGVSADREITVELLRQKPELDQVLMAVGSHDNLMDMLANELMGLQNPIHLASTHLGSMGGITAVKNRAAHLAGVHLFDPELDDYNFSFIEKYAPDLKFRLINLAIRHQGLIVAPGNPKNIGAVQDLTRQDLTFINRQRGAGTRILLDHHLKSAGISSQNVQGYDKEEFTHMSVAVSVLSGTADCGMGIMAAARALNLDFVPLTRERYDLLIPDYAFEDTKIQTLLEIIRRDDIKNKILATGGYETDLTGQEMRPGQGLG, encoded by the coding sequence ATGAAAAGAAATATTTATCTCAACACTGTCAGTATAAAAGATGCACTGGAAACAGTTAAACAGGCCATCGACCCTGAAAAACTGATGGGAACTGAGTCAATACCTGCCCAGGATGCTCTGTCCCGCGTTACTGCAGAACCGGTCTGGGCCAGATTCTCATCTCCAACCTATCACAGCGCTGCCATGGATGGGGTGGCTGTCAAATCTCATGATACATTTCTCGCCCGTGAAGGCAGCCCTGTTGCTCTGAAAAAAGGCGTTGATTATGAGGATATCAACACTGGCAATCCCCTGCCGGGAGACATGGATGCTGTAATTATGGTTGAAAAAATAATACGCGAGGACCAGGAAACCATCCTTATAGAGCACCCGGTTTTTCCCTGGCAGAATGTGCGCCGGGTGGGTGAGGATATTGTTGCCACTGAACTGCTTCTTCCACAGAACCACGAACTTTCTCCATATGATATAGGATCCCTTTTAAGTGCAGGAATATGGAATATTAAAGTCAGAGAAAAAGTCTGTATTCATGTGGTCCCCACAGGCGATGAAGTGCTGGACTTCACCCTGCAGCCAGAGCCTCAACCAGGCCAGGTCATTGAAAGCAACTCTCAAATTCTCATGTGCCTGACGTCAAAATGGGGCTGCACGACCAGAAGAACCCCTCCAGTAAAGGACGATCCTGATCTGCTTGGCCGGGCTATCGAGGAGGCCCTTGCTTCCCATGCTCATATTGTGGTTATTGGTGCAGGGTCTTCTGCCGGAAGCAAAGACTACACCAGAAACATCATAGAAAAACTCGGTACTGTTCTCGTTCATGGCATCAAGGCCATGCCTGGAAAACCGACTCTCATTGGTGTTTCCGGGCAAAAAATTATCATTGGTGCACCTGGCTATCCTGTAAGTTCGGTAATTTGTTTTGAACAAATTTTACAACCTCTGGTGTATTGGCTCTCCCGCAGGCACAGCAGACAACAGGAAACTATCAAGGCCAGACTCACAAGAAAGGTTCCATCCAGACCGGGTATGGAGGAATTTGTCAGGGTTTCAGTAGGAAAAGTTGATGGAAGCTATGTTGCCACTCCCTTATCCAAGGGAGCCGGCATGATTACCACCCTTACCAAGGCCCAGGGCATCACCAGAATAGATCAGGGAATGGAAGGCGTCTCAGCGGACAGGGAAATTACAGTTGAACTGCTTCGTCAAAAACCTGAACTAGATCAAGTACTCATGGCAGTCGGCAGCCATGATAACTTGATGGACATGCTTGCCAATGAACTTATGGGCCTGCAAAACCCCATCCATCTTGCTTCCACTCACCTTGGAAGCATGGGCGGCATTACAGCTGTAAAAAACCGTGCTGCGCATCTGGCAGGTGTTCATCTTTTTGACCCGGAACTGGATGACTACAACTTTTCATTTATTGAAAAATACGCACCAGACCTCAAATTCAGGCTAATTAACCTGGCCATCAGGCATCAGGGACTCATTGTAGCGCCTGGTAACCCCAAAAACATTGGAGCAGTACAGGACCTGACAAGACAGGACCTGACTTTTATCAACCGTCAAAGAGGAGCTGGCACCAGAATTTTACTGGACCACCATCTCAAAAGTGCAGGTATTTCATCTCAGAACGTTCAAGGTTACGACAAGGAAGAGTTCACACATATGTCTGTGGCAGTCAGCGTACTAAGCGGAACGGCTGATTGCGGAATGGGTATTATGGCTGCAGCAAGAGCTCTAAACTTAGATTTCGTACCTCTCACCAGAGAAAGATATGATCTGCTCATACCTGACTATGCTTTTGAGGACACCAAGATTCAGACCCTGCTGGAGATTATCCGCCGGGATGATATCAAAAACAAAATTCTCGCCACAGGAGGCTATGAAACAGATCTGACTGGACAGGAAATGCGCCCTGGACAGGGGTTGGGATAA
- a CDS encoding adenosylcobinamide-GDP ribazoletransferase: MRSFLFALSFLSILAPARVVDQKDIAGSLYWFTIVGLIIGVVITLPLWLGIAAGSSLVQAWITVGLGFLVTRGLHWDGWADLWDGWAAQPDVDKFWLILKDSRVGAFGVMGIVTGMTGQIVLVSEVIAAGQWAVIVWALGLGRCSAVIVAYVGKRRAVPGLGNSFLAGTGAGTVLFNIFVLCLFAVFILPIKVTVLSAVFMTAGIIFLHGLGKKYQGINGDFLGAAVIWGELSALLAFVV; the protein is encoded by the coding sequence GTGCGCAGTTTTCTTTTTGCCCTGTCTTTTCTGAGTATTCTGGCTCCAGCCAGGGTAGTTGACCAGAAGGACATTGCCGGATCATTATACTGGTTCACCATAGTGGGGCTGATCATAGGAGTTGTAATCACTCTGCCTTTATGGCTGGGAATAGCTGCCGGCAGTTCTCTGGTTCAGGCCTGGATTACAGTTGGACTGGGCTTTTTAGTCACCAGGGGGCTGCATTGGGATGGATGGGCTGATTTATGGGATGGATGGGCTGCTCAGCCTGATGTGGATAAATTCTGGCTGATACTTAAAGACAGCAGGGTTGGCGCTTTTGGAGTTATGGGGATTGTCACAGGTATGACAGGTCAGATTGTTCTTGTAAGCGAAGTAATCGCGGCAGGACAATGGGCAGTCATAGTCTGGGCGCTGGGTCTGGGCAGGTGTTCAGCAGTTATTGTGGCATATGTCGGCAAAAGAAGGGCAGTGCCGGGCCTTGGTAACAGCTTTCTTGCGGGAACAGGCGCAGGCACAGTTCTATTCAATATATTTGTGCTGTGCCTGTTTGCAGTATTTATACTGCCCATCAAGGTGACTGTTCTGTCTGCTGTTTTTATGACGGCAGGCATTATTTTTCTGCACGGACTTGGGAAAAAATACCAGGGCATCAATGGTGATTTCCTGGGCGCTGCTGTTATCTGGGGAGAGTTGAGCGCTTTGCTGGCCTTTGTAGTGTAA